One Polaribacter reichenbachii genomic window, AAAACAATAAAAATAAAAATAAACATGCAGGTATCATTTCTGATGCAAACATCCATCTCCAACCAATAGTATTCAACCAAGTATCATTTCCTTGTTTTGCTATATAGTAGTTTACAAAATACACCACTAACATACCAAAAATTATAGCAAACTGATTTAAAGAAACTAATTTACCTCTACTTTTTGCAGGTGCAATTTCTGCAATATACAAAGGCGATAACATAGAAGCTAAACCAACTCCTATACCACCAATAATTCTATAAACTATAAATACGTAAATTAAATTATGATCGCCTTCGCCAATTGGTTTTATAAATATTTCTGGCATTGATGAACCTAATGCTGAAAACAGAAACAGCAAAGCAGCTAGAATTAACCCTTTTTTTCTACCTAATTTTTTACTGACAACACCACCAAAAATTCCACCAATTATACAACCAATTAATGCACTAGAAACAACAAAACCTAAACGTGCATTTGCAGCATTTTCTCCTAACTTAAAAGGAAGTACAAAAAAACTTTCTAAAGAGCTTACTGTACCCGAAATCACTGCTGTATCGTAACCAAATAACAATCCACCTAAGGTGGCTACTAAAGTTAGTTTTAGCAGATAACCTGAACTCGTTGTTTTTTCCATAATGTTGTTTTTAGTAATTAGTTTTAGTCAAAAAACCCAACTAAATAAAATATTTAGTTGGGTTTTTGTTTTTTAGATATATTGATTAATAATGTTTTCGAACAATTCTTGTTTACCACTTTTTAAAGTTAACTCTCCATTTTCTTGTGCAATCTTGTATAAATCTTGCATTGTTAATTTTCCGTCTTCAAAAGATTTTCCATTACCAGCATCAAAAGAAGCGTAACGTTCTTCTCTTAATTTTTCGTAAGGTGAAGAAGTCATAATTTTATCAGCAATTAATAAAGCTCTTGCAAATGTGTCTGCACCACCAATATGAGCATAAAAAACATCCTCTAAATCTGTAGAATTTCTTCGGATTTTAGCATCAAAATTGATACCTCCACCTTGTAAACCACCAGCTTTTAAGAATACTAACATAGCTTCTGTAGTTTCTTGAATGTTATTTGGAAACTGATCTGTATCCCATCCGTTTTGATAATCTCCACGATTTGCATCTAAACTACCCAACATTCCTGCATTTGCAGCAACTTCTAATTCGTGTTGAAAAGTATGTTGTGCTAATGTTGCGTGATTTACTTCGATATTCATTTTAAAATCGTCTTGTAAACCATATTTATTTAAGAACCCAATTGCTGTTGCTGAATCAAAATCGTATTGATGTTTCATTGGCTCCATTGGCTTAGGCTCAATAAAGAAATTACCTTTAAAACCTTGGGCTCTTGCATAGTCTCTTGCCATTGTTAAAAACTGACCCATATGATCTAACTCACGACCCATATCTGTATTTAACAAAGACATATAACCTTCTCTACCACCCCAAAAAACATAATTCTCTCCACCTAAAGCAATAGTTGCATCTAAAGCCAATTTTATTTGACCACCTGCTCTTGCAACTACATTGAAATCTGGATTTGTAGCAGCACCATTCATATATCTTGGATTAGAAAAACAGTTTGCTGTACCCCATAATAATTTGATACCAGATTCAGCTTGTTTACCTTTTAAATACTCTGTAATTGTTGCTAATCTTTGTTCTGATTCTGCAAAAGTTGTGCCTTCTTGAATTAAATCGTAATCGTGAAAACAGAAATAATCAAAACCCATTTTACTAATAAATTCGAAAGCTGCATCTGCTTTATCTTTTGCTGCTTGTACTGGATCTGAAGATTGATCCCAAGCAAAATTTTGTGTTCCAGGACCAAAAGGATCTGAACCTTGACCACAGAATGTATGCCAATACGCAATTGCAAATTTAAAATGCTCACGCATTGTTTTACCTGCCACAACCTGGTCTGGATTGTAGTATTTAAACGCTAAAGGATTGTCTGATTCCTTACCTTCAAATTTAATTTCTCCAATACCTTTATAGTATTCTTTATTTCCTATAATTGCCATAATTTTTTTTTATTAATTTATTTACTTAATTTTTTTTCTAATTCGGTTTTCCAGTTTTGATAAGCTTCTTCGTAAGCCTTTTTATTTTTTAAAGGAACAAATGTCATTACATGATCATTATTAGTAATGTTTTCGCCAAAGGTTTTAAAATCGCCATTTCTTAAACCTACTGCTCTTGCAGCGCCAATTGCACCTGTTGTATTATAAATCTCTATTTCTTGCCCTATTAAAGTAGCCACTGTATTTGAGAATATTTCTGAACGGAATAAATTATCATTCCCTGCTCTAATTACATCAATTTTTGCGTTGTCGTTTTTTAAGATTTCCATTCCGTATACAAATGAAAAAGCAATACCTTCTAAAGCTGCTCTGTATAAATGTCCGTTATTATGAATATTGAAATTTACATTCACAAAATGAGCACCAATATTTGTGTTATTTAGCATACGTTCTGCTCCATTACCAAAAGGTAAAATGGAAACACCTTCTGAACCCACAGCAACTTGAGATGCTTTTTCGTTCATCTCTTCGTAAGAAATATCACCTAAATTATTTTTAAGCCATCTATACAAAATACCTGAACCATTAATACATAACAACTTACCTACATTTTTAAGATTTTTAGCATAATTAATGTGTGCAAAATTGTTAATTCTGATAGATTCTTTTGATTTTAATTGATCTGTAACTGCATAAATAACGCCAGATGTACCACCAGTTGCAGCAACTTCACCAGGATTAAACACATTTAAAGACAATGCATTATTAGGCTGATCTCCTGCTCTGTATACAATAGGAATTCCTTTTGGTAAGCCAGTAATTTCTGAAGCTTTTGCATGAACTTCGCCTTGATTTGTAAAATTATCGACAACTTCTGGAGTTAAGGATGGCGATATTCCATAATATTCTAATAACCAGTCTGCAACTTTATCTTCTTTATAATCCCAAAGAATACCTTCTGATAAACTATTTTTAGTTGTGCAGACTTTACCAGATAATTTCGCTGCGATAAAATCTCCAGGTAACATATATTTATGAATTTTATCATAAACTTCTGGTTCATTATCTTTTACCCATTTTAATTTAGAAGCTGTAAAATTTCCAGGAGAATTTAGTAAATGTTCTGTACACTTTTCTTCTAAATCGTTAAAGGCTTTGTTGCCAATTGCTACTGCTCTACTGTCGCACCAAATAATTGAATTTCGTAAAGATTTAAGATTTTCATCAACCACAACCAATCCATGCATTTGATAAGAAATGCCTATACCTGTAATTTTAGATGCATCTATTCCTGATTCTGCAATGGCTTTTTTTGTAGCAATACAAATATAATTCCACCACATTTCAGGGTCTTGTTCTGCCCAATCATTCTGAACTGCTAAAATTTCCATTTCAGCTTCTGGTTCATTTTTTGTGATGATATTTGCGCCCGATTTTGCATCAACCAAAGCAACTTTTATAGAAGAACTACCAATATCGTAACCTATGTAATACATAATTTATAATGATTCTCTTAGTGTTAATTTTGTAGGCACATAATGCTGCATTAATTTATCTTGCATTACAAATTCTGCTGCTTTTGTTCCTAATTCTTTAAAATCTGTAGAAATGACTGAAATACCTTTGTAAATAAATTTTTTCATAGGTGTTTCGTTATAAGAAAGAAAGCCTACGTCTTTACCAGGCTCGTAATTTTTCTCTTTAGATTGCTCTAAAAACCTACCCAACATTCTATCACTCGTACTTATATAAGCAGTGTTTTTATGAACTTTAAATGTTTTTGGGTCTGTAACAATTCTATAATTGAAATTATTTAAAGCACAATATTCTTTAAAATAATCTACTGTTTCTATAGGATGATAAGTAAAAGTTGGATACAAGAAAACCAATTCTTTATACTTACTAAACGCTTCTGTTGCACCTTTTAAAGCTTCGAAAAAAGATTGCCCAAAATCTTGAAAAACGTAATTATTGTTGCTAATAGAATGTACGCTCCAATCTATTAATAATAATTTATCATTATCAATATCAGCAATTACCTCAGGCACATCATTATGATTAAAAGGCATTACAACATACTTGTAATATTTACCTTTAGAATTGTTTAAAATGGTTTTAAAATTATCAATATTATAATGATGAAATTGTAAATCGACAATTATATTTTCTGATAAATTTTGCACAAAAGAATGATAAACCACTTCTTTATACGCCTTAAAAGTATCTAACACCAACAAAACTTTTTTAGTTTCATTGGCTATATAATACCCTTTATTAGGTACAGATTCTATAACTCCGTTTTCTTTTAAAATAGAATATGCTTTAAAAACAGTGTCTCTAGAAAGTTGAGTGGCTGCGCAAATTTTATTTACTGAAGGGATAGCATCTCCAATAACAAAAAGGTTTTCTGCGATAGCATCATTAATAGCATTTACAATCTGTTGATATTTTGGAATATCACTTTGATGATTAATTTTAAAATAAAAATTTGTTTTATCCATACTGTTCTGTTCCGTTCTGTAAATATATGAAAAAATGTGAATAAAACTTATTCTACCTATAAAAAATATTATATCAACAAAAAAAAGCAGATTTATAATTAAATCTGCTTTTTTTAATTTTATAGTTCTAACTATTAGTCATTCCAATGTTCATCAATCACTTTTTGAATATGAGGATATTTTTCGCCATCTTCTTCATTTAGTTCTTTACGCTTGGCAATTAACTGCTCTTTTAAATTGGCAATAATATCTTTGTATTCTGGATCATTGTATGCGTTATTCATTTCTTTAGGATCTTTTGTTAAGTCGTAAAACTCCCAAGCAGCTGGTGTGTGTAAGGTAAATCGATTACCCCAACTTTTTTTGTTCCAATCTGCATCTGGATTGTCTGTATCTACCCAATATTTACCATAAAAGAAAATTAGTTTGTGAGTTTTAGTTCTAATACCAAAATGTGCAGGATTTGCATGTGCATGTGCCATGTGCATCCAATATCTGTAATAAGTAGATTGTTGCCAACCTTCTGGTTCTTTACCAGTTTCTAAAATATGTTTAAAACTATGCCCTTGCATTTTTTCTGGTGGTGTACCACCTGCCATTTCTATTAAAGTTGGTGCAAAATCTGTATTATTTATAATTGCATCAGTTCTACTTCCTGCTTTTATAGACTCAGGATATCTTACAAAAAATGGCATACGTAAAGATTCTTCATACATCCATCTTTTATCAATGTAATCGTGCTCACCTAGCATAAAACCTTGATCACCAGTATAAACAATAATGGTATTATCATACAAACCTTCTTCTTTTAGGTATTTTATTAATCGTGCAACATTATCATCTACACCTTTTACACATCTTAAATATCTTTTTAAGTATTCTTGATAAGTAGCACTCATGTATTCTTTTTCGCTTAAACCATCAGCTTGATGAATATCAAAATCTGGATTGTTTCTTTTAGAATATTTATTGCTCCACATACGCATTCCCATATGTCTAATTGTATTTCTTTTTGATAAAGATGAACCAATTACATGAATTAAAGAGTCGTTTTTACCTCTTGTACCTTCAGAACCATTATTACCATTATCGTAATAACTTTCTGGTTCAGGAATAAAAGTGTCTGCTAAATAATCTTTGTATCTTGGTGCATACTCAAAATCGTCATGAGGTGCTTTGTATTGATGAAATAGTACAAACGGTTTATTCTTATCTCTCTTATTTTTTAACCAATCTAAAGTAATGTCTGCAACAATATCTGAACTGTGCCCTTTGTACATTTTACCTTCGTAAGCTGG contains:
- a CDS encoding sulfatase, which produces MIFLKRIAILTLVLSIFSCKQAESQKTAKQPNIIYIMADDHTSQAFGIYNSRLSKLNPTPTLDKIANEGMIFDNCFVNNSICTPSRAAILSGQHSQANGVLDLEGSLPKEHQYLPIEMKKLGYQTAIVGKWHLKEEPNFDYYNVFTKHGQQGSYFDPYLTETGMNFANEKDPAYEGKMYKGHSSDIVADITLDWLKNKRDKNKPFVLFHQYKAPHDDFEYAPRYKDYLADTFIPEPESYYDNGNNGSEGTRGKNDSLIHVIGSSLSKRNTIRHMGMRMWSNKYSKRNNPDFDIHQADGLSEKEYMSATYQEYLKRYLRCVKGVDDNVARLIKYLKEEGLYDNTIIVYTGDQGFMLGEHDYIDKRWMYEESLRMPFFVRYPESIKAGSRTDAIINNTDFAPTLIEMAGGTPPEKMQGHSFKHILETGKEPEGWQQSTYYRYWMHMAHAHANPAHFGIRTKTHKLIFFYGKYWVDTDNPDADWNKKSWGNRFTLHTPAAWEFYDLTKDPKEMNNAYNDPEYKDIIANLKEQLIAKRKELNEEDGEKYPHIQKVIDEHWND
- the xylA gene encoding xylose isomerase; this translates as MAIIGNKEYYKGIGEIKFEGKESDNPLAFKYYNPDQVVAGKTMREHFKFAIAYWHTFCGQGSDPFGPGTQNFAWDQSSDPVQAAKDKADAAFEFISKMGFDYFCFHDYDLIQEGTTFAESEQRLATITEYLKGKQAESGIKLLWGTANCFSNPRYMNGAATNPDFNVVARAGGQIKLALDATIALGGENYVFWGGREGYMSLLNTDMGRELDHMGQFLTMARDYARAQGFKGNFFIEPKPMEPMKHQYDFDSATAIGFLNKYGLQDDFKMNIEVNHATLAQHTFQHELEVAANAGMLGSLDANRGDYQNGWDTDQFPNNIQETTEAMLVFLKAGGLQGGGINFDAKIRRNSTDLEDVFYAHIGGADTFARALLIADKIMTSSPYEKLREERYASFDAGNGKSFEDGKLTMQDLYKIAQENGELTLKSGKQELFENIINQYI
- a CDS encoding GntR family transcriptional regulator, whose translation is MDKTNFYFKINHQSDIPKYQQIVNAINDAIAENLFVIGDAIPSVNKICAATQLSRDTVFKAYSILKENGVIESVPNKGYYIANETKKVLLVLDTFKAYKEVVYHSFVQNLSENIIVDLQFHHYNIDNFKTILNNSKGKYYKYVVMPFNHNDVPEVIADIDNDKLLLIDWSVHSISNNNYVFQDFGQSFFEALKGATEAFSKYKELVFLYPTFTYHPIETVDYFKEYCALNNFNYRIVTDPKTFKVHKNTAYISTSDRMLGRFLEQSKEKNYEPGKDVGFLSYNETPMKKFIYKGISVISTDFKELGTKAAEFVMQDKLMQHYVPTKLTLRESL
- a CDS encoding xylulokinase, giving the protein MYYIGYDIGSSSIKVALVDAKSGANIITKNEPEAEMEILAVQNDWAEQDPEMWWNYICIATKKAIAESGIDASKITGIGISYQMHGLVVVDENLKSLRNSIIWCDSRAVAIGNKAFNDLEEKCTEHLLNSPGNFTASKLKWVKDNEPEVYDKIHKYMLPGDFIAAKLSGKVCTTKNSLSEGILWDYKEDKVADWLLEYYGISPSLTPEVVDNFTNQGEVHAKASEITGLPKGIPIVYRAGDQPNNALSLNVFNPGEVAATGGTSGVIYAVTDQLKSKESIRINNFAHINYAKNLKNVGKLLCINGSGILYRWLKNNLGDISYEEMNEKASQVAVGSEGVSILPFGNGAERMLNNTNIGAHFVNVNFNIHNNGHLYRAALEGIAFSFVYGMEILKNDNAKIDVIRAGNDNLFRSEIFSNTVATLIGQEIEIYNTTGAIGAARAVGLRNGDFKTFGENITNNDHVMTFVPLKNKKAYEEAYQNWKTELEKKLSK